From Brevibacillus marinus, a single genomic window includes:
- a CDS encoding PP2C family protein-serine/threonine phosphatase: MVCQALLYVPAMLGSLFLLFRSRHQVQSGRCYDFFFLRGMAVFCWGLAHLFPLREEPLYQISSMVFLYLFYLFFLLALRAFPLPRQLAVDRWKTYLDALLLTVLYTTLGMGLLVNPAERAWYEWRLHLQTGFFLIVAGLVPLAAARWRNGSRQHTGLAASMLFLLVDSLAPLLPAWLFSFLAAACLGGMLYAQLNTGERAKQAEEGDVGLVQRLPFFLRDENVSSLLIIVSVFAMLYTPQSDPVYQSGMGCFFVLLLVRWGLAIYGDHKLTMELLAVSRQGQPEQAPEPRDKQDEHDKLAELLRMNQHLEKLLVASNEHSMRTIHYENLHKMIEEIVNVWYDTLSGVTFLRVSLQSETGTSYYEAVRSEYDSFVDPSYMTVTVRLTVSENADTLLSPRYVVVEAIKEVPITKEEKPIFDLLAIHVRGLIQRCLHNQQSLELRLMEQEMELAARIQYTLIPRERLVLPVAEAKAVYIPAAYVGGDYVDYLVVDDRYSCYLVADISGHGMPASLLTTGIRSAFRAVIQTCISPDEILSRLNRLLYEDLLRTQSFATMCVVVLDQAAGVLKMSRAGHPAPLYLSKSRQMVLECGRGVGLGLYEDARYPLDEWPIEEEAMLLLYTDGLTDLGRRTKALTPEDWLRRWAAATAHADDHFDSIAAVEQSIWQQARQLEQHDDISVLILELKQPFRFEKGENDVVSVRSMS; encoded by the coding sequence GTGGTCTGCCAGGCATTGCTCTATGTACCGGCCATGCTCGGCTCATTGTTTCTGCTGTTCAGGTCTCGCCATCAGGTTCAGAGCGGCCGTTGTTACGATTTCTTCTTCCTGCGGGGAATGGCCGTTTTTTGTTGGGGATTGGCTCATTTGTTCCCGCTGCGTGAGGAACCGCTGTACCAGATCAGCAGCATGGTTTTCCTCTACCTGTTCTACCTCTTCTTCTTGCTCGCCTTGCGTGCCTTTCCGCTGCCCCGGCAGCTGGCTGTTGACCGTTGGAAGACGTACCTGGATGCGCTCCTGTTAACGGTGCTCTACACGACGCTTGGCATGGGCCTGCTGGTCAACCCGGCAGAACGGGCCTGGTACGAATGGCGGCTCCATCTGCAAACGGGCTTTTTCCTGATCGTGGCGGGACTGGTGCCGCTCGCGGCGGCTCGTTGGCGGAATGGGAGCCGACAGCACACGGGATTGGCTGCCTCCATGCTCTTTTTATTGGTCGATTCCCTGGCCCCGCTGTTGCCTGCCTGGCTATTCTCCTTCCTCGCGGCCGCCTGCCTGGGCGGGATGCTCTACGCGCAGCTGAACACCGGCGAGCGGGCCAAGCAGGCGGAGGAAGGAGACGTTGGTCTTGTGCAGCGGCTGCCGTTTTTTTTGCGTGACGAAAACGTGAGCAGTTTGTTGATCATCGTCAGTGTTTTTGCGATGCTCTATACACCGCAGAGCGACCCTGTCTACCAGTCGGGGATGGGGTGTTTTTTCGTGCTGCTGCTGGTTCGTTGGGGGCTGGCGATATACGGCGACCACAAGCTCACCATGGAATTGCTGGCCGTCTCCCGCCAGGGGCAACCGGAGCAGGCCCCTGAGCCGCGGGACAAACAGGACGAACACGACAAACTGGCTGAGCTGCTCCGCATGAATCAGCATTTGGAGAAACTGCTGGTTGCCAGCAATGAGCACAGCATGCGCACGATTCACTACGAAAACTTGCACAAGATGATCGAGGAGATTGTAAACGTCTGGTATGACACGCTGTCGGGCGTTACCTTTCTGCGCGTCTCGCTGCAGTCGGAGACGGGCACATCTTACTACGAAGCCGTGCGCAGCGAGTACGATTCGTTTGTCGATCCCTCCTACATGACCGTGACCGTCCGGCTGACCGTAAGCGAAAATGCGGATACGCTGCTGTCGCCCCGCTATGTGGTGGTGGAAGCGATCAAAGAGGTGCCGATCACGAAGGAAGAAAAACCGATTTTTGACTTGCTGGCGATTCACGTGCGCGGTCTGATTCAGCGCTGCCTGCACAACCAGCAGTCGCTGGAGCTGCGTCTGATGGAGCAGGAAATGGAACTGGCAGCGCGGATTCAGTATACGCTGATCCCCCGCGAGCGGCTCGTCCTGCCTGTTGCCGAGGCGAAAGCGGTCTATATTCCGGCTGCCTACGTAGGCGGCGACTACGTCGATTATCTGGTGGTCGATGACCGCTACAGCTGCTATCTGGTAGCCGATATTTCCGGACACGGCATGCCCGCCAGCCTTTTGACGACAGGCATCCGCAGCGCGTTCCGCGCGGTGATCCAAACTTGTATCTCGCCGGACGAGATCTTGTCCAGACTGAATCGCCTGCTGTACGAAGACCTGCTGCGCACCCAATCGTTCGCGACGATGTGCGTGGTCGTACTGGATCAGGCGGCGGGTGTCCTGAAGATGAGCCGCGCGGGCCATCCGGCACCGCTTTATTTGTCCAAATCGCGGCAGATGGTGCTGGAGTGCGGCCGCGGCGTGGGGCTGGGCCTCTACGAAGATGCGCGCTACCCGCTGGACGAATGGCCCATCGAAGAGGAGGCCATGCTGCTGTTGTACACGGACGGGTTGACCGATCTCGGACGCAGAACAAAGGCGCTGACGCCGGAAGATTGGCTGAGACGGTGGGCGGCTGCGACCGCCCATGCGGATGATCATTTCGATTCCATTGCTGCTGTTGAACAGAGCATTTGGCAGCAGGCGAGGCAGTTGGAACAACATGATGACATCTCCGTACTGATTCTCGAGTTGAAGCAGCCATTCCGATTCGAGAAAGGAGAGAATGACGTTGTATCTGTGCGATCAATGTCCTGA
- a CDS encoding YitT family protein, protein MKILKRIFFIILGAFIVAIALEEFLVPNRIIDGGIVGISIILAHLTGWSLGLFLFVLNLPFLLIGYKQIGKTFALSTLLGVTVLSLSTEYFHPFPPLTEDPLLACVFGGIILGIGVGLVIRYGGSLDGTEIVAILVNKKTPFSVGETVMFFNIFILSSAGFVFDWDRAMYSLITYYIAFKMIDITIDGFVESKAVWIISDKYKEIGDTVLARLGRGVTYLEGEGGYTGDDKKVIFCVLTRLEEAKLKSIVDEVDENAFLAIGTIHDVRGGRFKKRDIH, encoded by the coding sequence ATGAAAATTTTAAAGAGGATCTTCTTCATTATACTGGGAGCGTTTATTGTCGCGATCGCACTGGAGGAATTTCTCGTTCCCAACCGGATTATCGACGGGGGAATCGTGGGAATCTCCATTATTTTGGCGCACTTGACAGGATGGTCGCTGGGTTTGTTTCTGTTTGTGCTCAACCTGCCGTTTCTGCTGATCGGTTACAAGCAGATCGGCAAGACGTTCGCCTTGTCGACGCTGTTAGGGGTGACGGTGCTTTCACTCAGCACGGAATACTTTCATCCGTTTCCGCCGCTCACCGAAGACCCGCTGCTTGCTTGCGTCTTTGGCGGGATCATCCTCGGCATCGGCGTCGGTCTGGTGATCCGCTATGGCGGTTCGCTTGACGGTACGGAAATTGTCGCCATCTTGGTCAACAAAAAGACGCCGTTTTCCGTCGGCGAAACGGTGATGTTCTTCAACATCTTCATCCTCAGCAGCGCCGGATTCGTCTTCGACTGGGATCGCGCGATGTACTCGCTGATTACCTACTACATCGCCTTTAAAATGATCGATATTACGATTGACGGGTTTGTCGAGTCGAAAGCGGTTTGGATCATCAGCGACAAGTATAAAGAGATCGGGGATACCGTACTTGCCCGCCTGGGGCGCGGCGTAACCTACCTCGAAGGCGAAGGCGGCTACACCGGAGACGACAAGAAAGTGATCTTCTGCGTCCTGACGCGGTTGGAAGAAGCGAAATTGAAGTCAATCGTCGATGAAGTGGACGAAAACGCTTTTCTGGCGATCGGCACGATTCATGATGTGCGCGGCGGACGGTTCAAAAAGCGGGATATTCACTAA
- a CDS encoding phosphotransferase, whose protein sequence is MARERVQLNYICQRYMIRVIDVKARGDHYVLETNRGPKELHIWPRLDVLRWSFSWREQLARQGVREIERFIRTRDAKPYVIVRKIGFTLSDHLRDAKAFTPALEHAHQCGQLAARMHQAQAGTEYLPVVDLLRREQNHLSSEMKRARDSYRQLRQAAGERSRTAKWVMEQFPALLERMERSVELLHSPLLKEEDLAPSHLSLGPENWAWLDGRLILRGFYHSRLSVQPRDIASYLKYLYQQDGQLAQVEAFLNGYEQIKPLRYEEYLLLLAFLAFPAEAWEQVEPFVADGRGTEPDAEAVEALKHTLRRQQELDRLLWYLAQRTERSGRGIAHEPV, encoded by the coding sequence GTGGCACGTGAACGGGTTCAGCTCAACTACATTTGTCAGCGCTACATGATTCGGGTGATTGATGTCAAGGCCAGAGGCGATCATTATGTGCTGGAGACCAACCGCGGGCCCAAGGAGCTGCACATTTGGCCGCGGCTCGATGTTCTGCGCTGGTCGTTCTCCTGGCGTGAACAGTTGGCACGGCAGGGAGTGCGCGAGATTGAACGCTTTATTCGCACGCGCGACGCCAAGCCGTACGTGATCGTCCGCAAGATCGGCTTCACCCTGAGCGATCACCTGCGTGATGCCAAGGCCTTCACCCCCGCGCTGGAGCATGCGCATCAATGCGGGCAGCTGGCTGCGCGCATGCATCAGGCGCAGGCTGGAACCGAGTACCTACCGGTTGTCGACTTGCTCCGACGCGAACAGAACCACCTCTCGTCCGAGATGAAGCGGGCGCGTGACTCCTATCGGCAGTTACGACAGGCCGCCGGTGAGCGCAGCCGAACAGCGAAATGGGTCATGGAGCAGTTCCCGGCTTTGCTGGAACGGATGGAGCGAAGCGTGGAACTGCTCCATTCTCCGCTGCTGAAGGAGGAGGATTTGGCGCCTTCCCACCTCAGCCTGGGGCCGGAAAACTGGGCCTGGTTGGACGGCAGGCTGATCCTGCGCGGCTTTTACCATTCCCGGTTATCGGTACAGCCGCGCGACATCGCCAGCTATCTCAAATATCTCTACCAGCAGGATGGTCAGCTGGCGCAGGTTGAGGCATTTCTCAATGGCTATGAGCAGATCAAGCCGCTCCGCTATGAGGAATACCTGTTGCTGCTTGCGTTTCTCGCGTTTCCCGCCGAAGCCTGGGAGCAGGTGGAACCATTTGTTGCGGACGGGCGAGGGACGGAGCCGGACGCGGAAGCAGTGGAGGCGTTGAAGCATACGCTGCGCAGGCAGCAGGAACTGGATCGACTGCTGTGGTACCTCGCGCAGCGAACGGAACGGTCGGGAAGAGGGATCGCCCATGAGCCGGTTTGA
- a CDS encoding LysM peptidoglycan-binding domain-containing protein: MTLHDELLSFQIRETVFLTSDRAGIGELKELELLPDVEIIENSQEISITGCLQLYGKYEPARSAQTEEAGGADTLLSAMKFTPFQLEEAQQAGSYGESEHDLAHRIPLNITIPMSRIKEIGEIYAIVDSLDYELKTPVQLQIHAVLKLSGIVLQEQTEADAAPQEVWDFVHLAGQDEQQEAEPVSLDDIERKLALLEQEVELRRRQEQAVPPPYLAEDVAEAEPQDAGFAQPALGESTPPELAAKQGESAGQQDERGRVPDEVPPRDATGKLIDFRTYQRGSADAGKQPAEGLAAQPAAAWFADSRREAGKPAEHSVSQTAAEQATPEGGNASSADAAAQAQPAAGEAAKGGAKAGKAANETVPPASSRADEPTRAAAGKQTAADSPQLTAADSPATEPVEEEPAATAASSAEQAEQPAAADAAAEQAEPMDQPAAATTESESASAAPDSSQREFKVAISGKPSKEQADSLNLTAIFSNARRAASEQEAAQQESAAKAAEQEDGKKSSGWEAVGNLTSFVRGEAETFSKLKICIIQRDETIQEIADRYSLSVSRILEVNNLSSERLVEGQVLYIPQ, encoded by the coding sequence GTGACGCTTCACGATGAGTTGCTGTCGTTTCAAATCAGGGAAACGGTCTTCCTCACTTCGGATCGAGCGGGTATCGGAGAATTGAAGGAACTGGAGCTGCTCCCGGATGTGGAAATCATAGAAAACTCACAAGAGATCTCGATCACCGGCTGCCTGCAGCTGTACGGCAAATACGAACCGGCAAGGAGCGCCCAAACGGAAGAGGCGGGCGGAGCGGACACCTTGCTGTCGGCGATGAAGTTTACCCCTTTTCAACTGGAGGAAGCGCAGCAGGCGGGAAGTTACGGCGAAAGCGAACACGATTTAGCGCACCGCATCCCGCTTAACATCACCATTCCCATGTCGCGGATCAAGGAGATCGGCGAAATCTACGCGATTGTAGACAGCCTCGATTACGAGCTGAAGACGCCGGTTCAACTGCAGATTCACGCCGTATTGAAGCTCTCCGGCATCGTGTTACAAGAACAAACCGAAGCGGATGCCGCTCCCCAGGAAGTGTGGGATTTCGTCCATCTGGCCGGTCAAGACGAACAGCAGGAAGCAGAACCGGTCTCCCTCGACGACATCGAGCGAAAACTGGCGTTGTTGGAGCAGGAAGTAGAGCTTAGGCGGCGGCAGGAACAGGCGGTGCCACCGCCCTATCTGGCGGAGGACGTCGCGGAAGCCGAGCCGCAGGATGCCGGCTTTGCGCAACCGGCGCTCGGCGAATCGACTCCGCCGGAGCTAGCAGCAAAGCAGGGCGAATCGGCAGGGCAGCAGGACGAACGCGGCCGCGTGCCCGATGAGGTTCCGCCGCGTGATGCGACGGGGAAACTGATTGATTTTCGGACGTACCAGCGCGGCAGCGCCGATGCGGGCAAACAACCCGCGGAAGGACTGGCTGCGCAACCCGCGGCAGCCTGGTTTGCCGATTCGCGGCGGGAAGCAGGAAAACCGGCAGAGCACAGCGTTTCGCAAACAGCAGCTGAACAAGCGACGCCGGAAGGAGGGAATGCTTCGTCTGCAGACGCAGCCGCGCAGGCGCAGCCGGCGGCTGGCGAAGCGGCGAAAGGCGGGGCAAAGGCCGGAAAAGCGGCGAACGAAACGGTGCCGCCGGCCAGCAGCCGCGCAGACGAGCCAACGCGAGCGGCAGCGGGCAAACAGACCGCAGCAGATTCCCCGCAGCTGACAGCGGCCGATTCGCCAGCCACAGAGCCAGTTGAGGAAGAGCCCGCAGCGACGGCGGCTTCATCAGCGGAGCAGGCAGAACAGCCAGCGGCGGCGGACGCTGCAGCGGAACAAGCGGAGCCGATGGATCAACCGGCAGCAGCCACAACGGAATCCGAATCGGCGTCGGCGGCGCCGGACAGCAGCCAGCGGGAGTTTAAAGTGGCGATCAGCGGCAAACCCTCCAAAGAGCAAGCGGACTCACTCAATTTAACCGCGATTTTTTCCAACGCCAGACGTGCCGCCAGCGAACAGGAAGCGGCGCAGCAGGAGTCGGCAGCCAAAGCGGCAGAGCAGGAGGACGGGAAAAAGTCGAGCGGATGGGAAGCAGTGGGGAATCTCACCTCGTTTGTGCGCGGCGAAGCGGAGACGTTCAGCAAGCTGAAAATATGCATTATCCAGCGCGATGAAACCATCCAGGAGATTGCGGACCGCTATTCGCTGTCCGTGTCGCGGATTCTCGAGGTAAACAACTTGTCTTCCGAGCGTTTGGTGGAGGGGCAAGTCCTGTACATTCCCCAGTGA